Proteins from a single region of Electrophorus electricus isolate fEleEle1 chromosome 5, fEleEle1.pri, whole genome shotgun sequence:
- the LOC118241366 gene encoding NACHT, LRR and PYD domains-containing protein 12-like, translated as MKIKYKEKFEKLYEEAPLECDRVPIKDTYTEVYMIKGCTGGVNTKHEVRQVEDFYPKTEETPITLSDLFKVQSTEKKQGTKVLTLGIAGVGKTVSVHKFILDWAEEKCNQDIDFIMYLPFRELNLIKDEMYSLSELLLYFHKELCSGEEKEILNEKHRLLFILDGLDESRILLDLHQKKVSNVNEKTTLDKLITNLINGELLPSALLWITSRPAAVSKINDQYFNPVTEIRGFNDPQKEEYFRKRIRDEDQASRIISHIKTARSLHILCHIPVVCRISATVFQKMLKDGTDMKNAPTTLTEMYLHFLLFFTDQKTKKYNTKQSTNDAVSSETKRAEVLDIVKLGKLAFLQLQKGQLLFYEKDLEECGIDVCEASVYSGICTQIFKQEGKIYSFVHLSFQEFLAAVFVFLTFRDEGNPLLKTPLEKIKWMIKHRLCDLLKTAVGKAMRSENGHLDLFLRFLFGLSLESNQKLLKSLHPELDIKEESLEETVNYIKKTIKRTKSFEKTFNLFHCLSELKDISLISEIQTFLNSGDLSTQTLSSAQCSALVFVLLMSEEIQEKFELKKFRPSDKGLKELLPVLKNTRQALLSGCGLTEGSCKSLTSVLQTENTLRELEMNNNDLQNSGMVQLCAGLKSSHCKLEILR; from the coding sequence atgaaaataaaatataaggaAAAATTTGAGAAGTTGTATGAGGAGGCTCCACTAGAATGTGATCGTGTGCCTATAAAAGACACTTACACTGAAGTTTACATGATCAAAGGATGCACAGGAGGAGTGAACACAAAGCATGAagtgagacaggtggaggactTTTACcccaaaacagaagaaacaccAATCACACTCAGTGACCTCTTCAAAGTGCAGTCTACTGAAAAGAAGCAAGGTACTAAAGTCCTGACATTGGGAATAGCTGGAGTGGGAAAAACAGTCTCTGTGCACAAGTTCATTCTTGACTGGGCTGAAGAGAAGTGCAACCAGGACATAGATTTCATCATGTACCTCCCATTTCGAGAGCTGAACTTGATCAAGGATGAAATGTACAGCCTCTCAGAACTACTTCTTTACTTCCATAAAGAGCTCTgttctggagaagaaaaggagatattaaatgaaaaacatagGCTGCTTTTCATACTGGATGGATTGGATGAAAGTAGAATTCTTCTAGATCTTCATCAGAAGAAGGTATCTAATGTGAATGAAAAGACTACTCTTGATAAACTAATAACAAACCTCATAAATGGAGaactgcttccttctgctctcctctggatcACTTCACGACCTGCAGCAGTCAGTAAGATAAATGACCAATACTTTAACCCTGTTACAGAAATCCGTGGATTCAATGACccacagaaggaggagtacttcaggaagagaatcagagATGAAGATCAAGCCAGCAGAATTATATCCCACATTAAGACTGCAAGAAGCCTTCATATCTTGTGTCACATACCTGTCGTCTGCAGGATCTCAGCCACCGTGTTTCAGAAAATGCTGAAGGATGGTACAGACATGAAAAATGCTCCAACAACTCTGACAGAAATGTACCTacatttcctgctgtttttcaCAGATCAAAAGACtaagaaatacaacacaaagcaaagcactAACGATGCAGTTTCATCTGAGACAAAAAGAGCAGAGGTGCTTGATATTGTGAAGCTTGGAAAGTTAGCCTTTCTTCAGCTGCAAAAAGGACAACTTCTGTTCTATGAGAAAGATCTGGAAGAATGTGGTATCGATGTCTGTGAGGCTTCAGTGTACTCTGGAATTTGTACACAAATTTTTAAACAGGAGGGGAAGATCTACAGCTTTGTGCATTTAAGCTTCCAGGAGTTTcttgctgctgtatttgtgttcctAACATTCAGGGATGAAGGCAACCCACTCCTTAAAACCCCACTGGAGAAAATTAAGTGGAtgataaaacacagactgtgtgatcTGCTCAAGACAGCAGTAGGTAAGGCCATGAGGAGTgaaaatggacacctggaccttttcctccgttTCCTCTTcggtctctcactggagtccaatcagaagCTCCTGAAAAGTCTACACCCAGAACTGGACATCAAAGAAGAGAGTTTAGAGGAGACTGTGAACTACATCAAGAAAACCATCAAGAGAACAAAATCCTTTGAAAAGACTTTCAATCTATTCCACTGCTTGAGTGAACTGAAAGACATCTCTCTGATAAGTGAAATACAGACCTTCCTGAACTCAGGGGACCTctcaacacagacactctcatctgcacagtgttcagctctggtgtttgtgctgctgatgtCAGAGGAGATTCAAGAGAAATTTGAGCTGAAGAAATTCAGGCCATCTGATAAAGGACTGAAGGAATTACTTCCAGTGTTGAAAAATACCAGGCAAGCTCT